One Thermomonas paludicola genomic window, CGCAGCGCATTGCCCAGCAGGTTGCCCAGCATCACCTCCAGCACCCGCGCCGGCGCGTGCACCACGGGCTGGGCCAGGATCTCCAGCTGCACGGCCAATCCCTTGCTCTGCAGCTGCGGCTGCACCCGCTCCACCTCATGCCGCACTACCGTCAGCACCGGCACGTCTTCGGCATCCAGTGCACACAGGTCGCCGCGCGCCAGCAGCAGCAATGCATCGATGATCGCCTCCATTCCCGCGACCGCACCGTGGATGCGTGCCAGCGAACGCCTCGACGCGTCGGACAGCCCCGTGTCGTGGGCAATCAGATCGCTGGCCACCCGGATCACGGTGAGCGGCGTGCGCAGCTCGTGACTGGCATCCCGGGTGAAGTCCCGCTCACGGCGGGCTGCCGCATCCCGGGAATGCGCGCCAGTATCGGGGTCGGGGTGCGACGCAGTGCTCATGGCATAGGGCCTGTCACGCCAGATCCGCAACCCTGTAACCGGCGCTTTGGACCGTATGCAACAGCGGCCGATCAAACGGCTTGTCGACGACCTTGCGCAGGTTGTAGAGATGGCTGCGGAGGGTATCGGAATCCGGCAATGCGTCGCCCCAGATTTCGCGCTCGATTTCCTGCCGCCCCACCACGCGCGGCGATTCCCGCATCAGGATGGTCAGCAGGCGCAGCGCAATCGGCGAAAGCTGCAGCTCGCACCCGCTGCGGGTGGCACGCAGCTGCGACGGATCCAGCGATAGATCACCCACCTGCAGCACTTCCGCACCCACTTGGCGGCGATCACGGCGGATCAGCGCGCGCAACCGCGCTTCCAGTTCACGAATCGCAAACGGCTTGGTCAGGTAATCGTCCGCCCCGGACGACAGGCCGTTAAGTTTCTCGTCAAGGGTGTCGCGCGCCGTCAGCATCAGGATCGGCGTGGATTTCCGCGCCTCGTTGCGCAGCCGCTTGCACACCTCGATGCCATCCAGCCGCGGCAACATCAGGTCAAGCACGATGGCGTCATACGTGTTTTCCGCCGCCAACCGATAGCCGTCCAGTCCGTCGGCCGCGAAATCCACCTCGAAGCCGCGCCCTTCGAGATATTCGCCCACCATCTCGGAAATGTTGCGGTTATCCTCGACAATCAGGATCAATCCGGCGTGTTCCTTTTCGCGCATGTGCCTGCCCAATCCAGGGATTTGCTGCGTCCTACGATGCCCACTTTGAAGTAGATGCCACGTGAAGGCGGCAGTCGCGGCGCGCGCCTGCCCGGCGCCGGTCACTCCGGATGTTCAGCGGCCTTGACCAGGCCCCAATAGCGGTCCTGCTCGTCCAGCGGCTTGCCGGACAGCCCACCGCTGGCGGCGGCCAGCGCCTCCATTGCGCGAAAGCGGCGTTCGAACTTGTGATTGGCCCGGCGCAGAGCGCTCCCCACATCGACCCGGGCATGCCGCGCCAGATTGGCGCAGACGAACAGGATGTCGCCGAGTTCATCTTCAAGGCGGTCGCGCGCGGCGGCATCCGCCGGATCGGCGGCGACCGCATCGAACTCGGCACGCACCTCTTCGACTTCCTCGCACAGTTTGTCCAGTACCGGCGCCGGCCCCGGCCAGTCAAAGCCGATCTTGGCCGCCTTGTGCTGCAGCTTGATCGCGCGCTGCCACTCCGGCAGGCCGCGGGCGATGCCGGCCAGCGCCGAGGCGTCATCCTCGCCCCTGGCCAACCGCTCGCCGCGTTTGCGCGCTTCCCAGTCCAGCAACTGCGCGTCCGCATCCGCAAAGCCGCTTGCCCCGGCAAACACGTGTGGGTGCCGGCGGGTCATCTTGTCGCAGATCGCAGCCACGACATCGGCGAATTCGAATGCGCCCGCTTCCTGCGCCATGCGCGCATGGAAGACTACCTGCAGCAGCAGGTCACCCAACTCGTCCTTGAGATCATCCATGTCGCCGCGGTCGATCGCATCGGCAACCTCGTAGGCTTCCTCGATGGTGTACGGCGCGATGGTCTTGAAGCTCTGCTGCAAATCCCACGGGCAGCCGCCGCCGGGGTCGCGCAGCCTGGCCATGATTGCCAGCAGATCGCCAACGCTGCGCGATTCGCTCATGCCGGCAGCCGGTTGCGCAGCGCGCGGTCGCCCAGCGCAATGAAATCGCCATTGAGCAGCGTATCGCGCTGGTTGTAACGAAACGGCCTGCCTTGCAGGTCCAGCACGGCACCACCCGCCGCTTCCAGAATGGCCTGCCCGGCGGCGGTGTCCCACTCGCTGGTGGGGCCGAAGCGCGGATACAGATCCATGTCGCCTTCGGCGATGCGGCAGAATTTCAGTGACGAGCCGCAGCCCAGCACTTCGCTGCCGGGCAGCGCATCCAGCAACGCCTGCGTGCGGTCATCGCGATGCGAACGACTGGCAGCCACCCGCAGCGGCGCAGCGGCCGGGATGCGCGCATGGATCGCCCGGTCGATGCCATTCCCGCGCCGGAATGCCCCCTGCCCCGGCACGCCATGCCACAGCGCGCCGGTGACCGGCTGCTGGATCACGCCGAAGGTCGCCACGCCCTCTTCCACCAAGGCGATGTTGACGGTGAACTCGCCGTTGCGCTTGACGAATTCGCGGGTGCCATCCAGCGGATCCACCAGCCAGAAACGTCGCCATTGCCGGCGCTGCTCGATGTCGATCTGCTTCGACTCCTCCGACAGCAGGGGAATGTCCGGCGTCAGCGCGCGCAAGCCCTCCAGGATGCAGCGATGCGACGCCAGATCCGCGGCGGTCAACGGGGACTGGTCGTCTTTTTGCTGAACTGCAAACTCGCCTTCGTAGATCGCAAGGATCCCGGCAGCCGCCCTGTGCGCCAGGTCGATCACGCCATCGCGCAGGGCATCATCCAGTTGCATGTTGTTTCAACCATTCGCGGACGATGAACAGGGCCGCGATCGAGCGACCTTCCGAAAAATCTTCCTGCAGGATCAGTTCGCCAAGATCCGCAAGTTTCCAGGGCACCACGTCAAGCGCTTCGGGTTCGTCGCCCGGCAGCCGTTGCGGGTACAGGCCGCGCGCCAGCACCAGATGGGTCTGGTGGCTCATGTACGTCGGCGCCAGGGTCAGGCTGCGCAGCACCGTCAGCTCGCACGCGCCGTAGCCGGCCTCTTCCATCAGCTCGCGGTTGGCCGCCTGTTCGGGCGTTTCACCGGCATCCATGCGGCCTTTCACCAGCCCCAACTCGTAGCGATGCACGCCGGCCGCATATTCGCGCACCAGCAGCACGGTGTCGTCGTCCAGCATCGGCACCACCGCCACCGCACCGTGGCCGCGCCCATGCAGGCGCTCGTACAGGCGGCGCTCGCCGTTGGAAAACTCCAGGTCGAGCCGTTCCATCCGGTAGGGGCCGGCATCGTGCTCGGTGATGCCGTGGATGATGGGCAGGGGGTGGTTCATGCGGCCGCACCAATGGCGATAATGGCGGAATGAAAGGACTTCACGATGCCAACATGATAGCCGTCGACGGTGATTGGCGCGCACGCGATCTGGCGGTGCTCTGGCATCCGTGCACGCAGATGCGCGAACACCCCGATGCGCTGCCGCTGTTGCCGGTGGCGCGGGGCGAGGGTGCGTGGCTGGTCGGCCACGATGGCCAGCGCGTATTGGACGGCGTCAGCAGCTGGTGGACCAACCTGCACGGCCACGCCGAGCCACGCATCGCCGAAGCCATTGCCCGCCAGGCGCGCACTCTGGAACAGGTGATCCTGGCCGGCTTCTCGCACGCGCCCGCCGTGGAATTGGCCGAACGCCTGCTTGCCCTCGCCCCGCGCGAGGCCAGGCGCGCGCCGCTGTCCAAGGTGTTTTATGCCGACAACGGCTCGTCGGGCGTGGAAGTGGCGCTGAAAATGGCCTTCCACTGGTTCCACAATCGTGGCATCAAAGGCCGGACGAAATTCATTGCCTTGGGCAACAGCTATCACGGTGAAACCCTGGGCGCACTATCGGTGGGCGATATTCCCTTGTACCGCCGCGTGTATGCACCGCTTCTGCTGGATGTGTTGTTCGCACCTTCGCCTGATGCCTTCGGCGCGAGCGACGAAGACACCGCGATTCGGTGTGCCGATGCTGCCGCCGACGCACTCGCCGAGCTGCTGGCCGCGCATCCGGATGCCGTGTGCGCGCTGATCCTGGAACCCCTGGTGCAGTGTGCGGGCGGCATGCGCATGCACCACCCGCATTACCTGCGCCGCGCGCGCGCCCTGTGCGACGCGCACGGCGTGTTCCTGATCGCCGACGAAATTGCAGTCGGCTTTGGTCGCACCGGCACGCTGTTCGCCTGCGAGCAAGCCGGCATCCAGCCCGACTTGCTGTGCCTGTCGAAAGGACTGACCGGCGGCTTCCTGCCGCTGTGCGCCGTGCTCGCCACCCAGCAGATCTATGACGGCTTCCTCGACGACTCGCGCGAACGCGCCTTCCTGCATTCGCACAGCTACAGCGGCAACCCGCTCGCTTGCGCGGCCGCGCTGGCCTCGCTGGCGATCTTCGAGAGCGACGACGTGCTTGCGCGCAATCGCGTCACCGCCACAAGGATGGCCGCGCTGGCCGCGCCGCTGAAAGCCTACCCGGCCGTGCGCGAAATTCGCCAAACCGGAATGATCGTCGCCATCGAACTGCAGCCGGAACCCGACAATCACGACGATGGGCACGCGGTGGAAATCGCCGGTCGCCGCGGCCTGCGCATGTACCGCAAGGCGCTGGAGGCCGGCGTGTTGTTGCGCCCGCTGGGCGACGTGCTGTACTGGATGCCGCCTTACTGCATCGATGATGCGCAACTGGCCTTGTTGGCAACGACCACTGCTGCGGTACTCGAGGAAGCCTGCCCATGCGCCTGACCCGCAGTCATCTCGCCCAACCCCTGCACGTGGGGGAAACAGTGACATTGCCGGAAGGCGTGGCTGCCCACCTGATTCGCGTGCTGCGCCTGCAGCCGGGCGATGCCTGTGTTCTGTTCAACGGCGATGGCCGCGATTACCAGGCCCGTCTTGCAAGCGTCGGCAAGCGCGAGGCGCGCGCTGACATCGTCGGGGTCGGCCACGCAGACAACGAATCCCCGCTGCGCATCAGCCTGCTGCAGGGCATCGCCCGTGGCGAGAAAATGGACTGGATCCTGCAGAAGGCCACCGAGCTGGGCGTGGCGCGCATCCTGCCGGTCAACAGCGAGCGCAGCGAAGTGAAGCTGGACGCACAGCGAGCCGAAAAGCGGCTTGCGCACTGGCGTGACGTGGTGATTTCGGCCTGCGAGCAGAGCGGCCGCGCCGTGGTGCCCGACGTCCTTGCACCACAGGCACTGGCGCTGGCGGCGGCAGGCTGCGACGGCCACGGTTTCCTGCTTGATCCAGGCGCGGAAGCATCGCTGTCGTCGCTGCGTGACAGGCCACCCGGCGCCTGTACGCTGGCCATTGGCCCGGAAGGCGGCTGGTCGCCGCGCGACCACGATCAGCTGCGTGCTGCCGGCTTTACGGGCCTGCGCCTGGGTCCGCGCGTGCTGCGCACCGAAACCGCGGGCATCGCGGCGATTGCCGCCCTGCAGGCGATTGCGGGCGACCTGGCTTGAGCGGCGATCAGGCCACCGCCGCCAGCACCGTGATCAACTCTTCCTCCAGCGCGACCAGGTCGGGCACGATGGCATCATTCTCACCCAGCCGCACCCGCGCCAAGACGCCGGCCGGCAGTTCGCCGTCGTCGTCCACGGTTGCAAGCGCCGCCTCGGTCACGGTCACCAGACGCGGGAAGCCCTGGGTCAGCATCGCGAAATAGGGATGCTTGGCATCGCCCCCCAGCGCCTTCAACACGATCACCTTGCTGCCCAATCCGCCTTCCTCGGCAGCAATGCCGGCGAAGCGCGAAAACGACAGCAACGGAAGCTGCCAACCGCGCCAGCGAATGCGTCCCAGCAACCATGCCGGCGCATCCGCCACCGGATCCGGCGCGGCAAACGACAATACTTCGGCGATGGTGGCGTTCGGCAACAGCAGACGCGCATCTGCAACCTGGATCAGCACGCCTCGGATGATGTGGGTAATGTCGGACATGTGGGAAACCTCAGGCGGACCAGCGCTGCAACAGGTGACGTGAAAGTTCGGCAAGGCTGCGCGACTCGCCGCCGCGCGCCACCAGCGCATTGCTGGCGGCAGGATCGAAACAGTTCTCCGGGGCCTGGCCGTAGCCAAGACCACCGCCCAGGCGCACCGTCAGTGCCACGTCCACAAGCACCGGATCAGCGCCACTGAGCAGAAGCACCGCGCTATCGCCGGAACGCAGGGAGGAAAAGCGCGGTTCGCCGGCAGCCGCCACGAACACCACGGCGTCCTCCACCTGCTGCACATCCAGCCCATCCTGGAGGACATGCACGGTGCCGGGCTGCGCCACGTCGCCCGGCTGCGCAAGCACCACCTGCATCAACGTGGCGCGCTGCATCTGCCGCACCAGTTTGTCGTACTGCCCGCCATCGACGCGCTGACGCAGCAATACCGGGCGCGGGAAGCCGGCAGGCAGGCAGGCCAGCAGCTGGCGCACCGCATCCGGCCCGCCAACGCCTGCGGCAATCACCACGGCGCCACTCGCAAGCGGAGCGGGATGCGATGGCGCTTGCGGGACGTCAGGCAGCGACGCGACTTTCAGGGTCAGCGCTTCCATTTCCTGACTGAAATTGTGCGGCACTTCCCGGCTTGGGGCAGCCGGCAGCACGTCACCATGCCCGTGCAGTTTTGCCGCCAGGTGCCGCGCCCAGCGCGCGGCTTCCCAGCCGTCGCGCCTGGCCGCCACGTCGGCTTCATCAAACACGATGTCCAGGCCCGGATCGGCCAGCAGTGCATCGAACTTGTCGAGCGCGAACTCGGCCACCGGGTCGAGCACCACCACCACCGCGACGGGTTCAGCCGCGCGAACGTCGGCCTCGGTGGCGTCGGTTGGATCCAGCGTGGCCACCAGCTCTGCGCCCGCCTCGCGCACGGCCACTTGGGTACGGTCGCGCGCGGCGCCCATGCGCGCCAGTACCACCACGCGCGGACCGCTCATTGCAGGCTACCGTCGCTCACGCGCTCCAGCCCCAGCAGCTCGAACACGTTGCGCATCAGCTCGGCCTCCTGGTAGGGCTTGCCGAGGTAGCGCTCAACCCCGAGCTCAAGCGCGCGCTGGCGGTGCTTCTCGCCGGTGCGCGACGTGATCATCACGATCGGCACGTTGCGCAGGCGCGGGTCGGCCTTCATCGCAGTCGCCAGTTCGTAGCCGTCCATGCGCGGCATTTCGATGTCGAGCAGCATCAGGTCGGGGACGACTTCCGCCATGCGTTCCAGGGCATCGATGCCATCCTTCGCAGTGGCCACCTCGAAGCTGTGGCGCTCCAGCACGCGCCCGGTGACCTTGCGCATGGTGACCGAGTCGTCCACCACCATGACCAGCGGCACCCGGCGCTGCTCGGCCGCGGGCAGCTGAGGCGCCGCATGCAGCGGCGTTGCCGCCGCATTCCGCCGCACCAACGGGGCAACGTCCAGAATCACCACCACGCGGCCATCGCCCATGATGGTTGCGCCGAAGATGCCAGGCACCGACGTCAGCTGCGGGCCACCGGCCTTGACCACGATTTCCCGGCTGCCCACCACCTGGTCCACCGCCACCGCCGCATGCAGGTCACCCGACCGCACCAGCAGCAAAGGCATCTGCAGATGGCCTTCGGCCTTGGCCATCGGAGCCCCCACCAGCGCGCCGAGGTCGTGCAGCACATAGTCCTCGCCACCGTAGCGGTATCCGGCGTCCGGCTTGGCAATGTCTTCGCGGCTGATGCGCCCCACGCCGCGCACCGAGGCGATCGGGACCGCGTATTCGGTGTCGCCGATCTTGACGAACACCGCTTGAGTCACCGCCAGGGTCTGCGGCAAGCGCAGGGTGAACGTCGTGCCCTCGCCTGGGCGGGACGCAATGTCGATGGAGCCGCCCAGCTGGCGCACTTCACTGGCCACCACGTCCATGCCCACGCCACGGCCTGCCAACCGGCTGACGGTCTCGGCAGTGGAGAACCCGGGCTGCATGATCAGCTGATCCAGCTCGCTGTCGGTCAGCTCCGTCTCCGGCTTGATCAGGTCGCGCTCGATGCCACGCGCGCGGATTGCGGCACGGTTGAGGCCGGCACCATCGTCGGCAATCTGCAGAACGACTTCCGACCCTTCGCGGCGCACCGCGACGCGGATGCTGCCTTCCGCCGGCTTGCCGGCGGCAATGCGCGCGTCCGGCGATTCCAGGCCATGGGCGATGGCATTGCGCAGCATGTGTTCCAGCGGCGCGGTCATGCGCTCCAGCACGTTGCGATCGAGTTCGCCCTGTGCCCCTTCCAGCCTGAGCTGGGCCTGCTTGCCGGTTTCGCCAGCCGCCTGGCGGATCACGCGGCGCAGGCGCGGCACCAACGAGTCGAACGGCAGCATGCGCGTGCGCATGAGGCCTTCCTGCAGTTCCGAGCTGACCCGCGACTGCTGGGTCAGCAGGGTCTCGTATTGGCGGGTCAGGTCATCCATCGACCCGTGCAGGCTCTGCAAGTCGGTGGCCGATTCGGCCAGCGCGCGCGAGAGCTGTTGCAGGGTGCTGAAACGATCCAGCTCCAACGGATCAAATGCTTCGTTGCCCGTATCGTTCTCGCGCTGGAAGCGGGCGATGATCTGCGCCTCGGTTTCCGCGTCAAGTCGGCGCAGCTGGTCGCGCAGGCGAAGGTTGGTCTGCTCCATTTCCTGCGCGGTGCCGCGGAACGCCGCCAACTGCTGTTCCAACCGCGCGCGGTAGATCGCCACCTCGCCCGCGTAATTGACCAGCTTGTCGAGCAGGTCGGCACGGATGCGCACCTGCTCTTGCGGCGCGCGCACTCCGATTTCGTCGTCTTCGATGAATCCGTCGTGGTTGATCGGCTCGGACAGGGGTTTGAGCGGTGCCGGCCGCACCGGAGCCGGCACGAAGCGGGGCTCCGCCGCGTGTTCTGCGGACGCGGTGTCCACGGCCTCCGGCTCGACGACTTCCGGAACCACGGCAACGCGTTTCTCGGCACGCGCATTGAAGGCTTCGATCAATCCGACCGGCATGCCGATCGCACGCCGGGCAGCGATGCGGGTGTTCATTCCATGCAGGCGGTCAAAGCCGCGCTCCAGCAACGACACGCCATCAGCGCCCAATTCGACGCGCTGCGCCGCCACTGCTTCCAGCAATGTCTCCATCGCGTGGCCAAGCTCGCCTGCCGGCATCATCCCGGACATGCGTGCGCCGCCTTTCAGCGTGTGCAAATCGCGTTGCAGGCCAGTGACCAGCTCGTTGTCATCCGGCGTTTCGCGAAGCTGTGCCAGCAAGCCGTCGGAGTGATCCAGCAGATCGCCGGCCTCCTCGACGAAGATATCCACCAGCTCGAGATCGAGCTCGCTGGTATCCAACGCTTCGTCGGGATCTTCTGCAGAACTTCCCGCCGACTGCAATGCGGCCAACGCCGCCTGCTCGCGCGCCTTGGCAATCGCCGCCGCTTCAGCAGCACGGCGCTCTGCAGCCAGACGCTCGGCTTCGCGACGCTCAGCCTCCAGACGTGCGGCTTCCAGGCGCTCGGCTTCTGCGCGTGCGGCCACGATCCGCTCGGCTTCCTGGCGCTCGGCTTCACGCCGGGCAGCCTCTTCAGCGGCCGCTTGCTCGGCGGCGAGACGCTCGGCTTCGATCCGTTCCGCTGCAGCGCGCTCAAGGTCTGCCTGCTCAGCCGCGAGACGCTCGGCTTCGGCCTGCTCGAAGGCAAGGCGCTCGGCCTCCAGGCGAATCGCTTCTTCCTCGGCAACGCGTTCGGCTTCGGCCTGCTCGGCGGCAAGGCGCTCGGCTTCGGCCTGCTCGGCGGCAACGCGTTCGGCTTCGGCCTGTTCAGCGGCAAGGCGCTCGGCTTCGGCCTGCTCGGCGGCAACGCGTTCGGCTTCGGCCTGTTCGGCGGCAAGGCGTTCGGCTTCGGCCTGTTCAGCGGCAAGGCGTTCGGCTTCGGCCTGTTCGGCGGCAAGGCGTTCGGCTTCGGCCTGTTCGGCGGCAACGCGTTCGGCTTCGGCCTGTTCAGCGGCAACGCGTTCGGCTTCGGTCTGCTCGGCGGCAAGGCGTTCGGCTTCGGCCTGTTCAGCGGCAACGCGTTCGGCTTCGGCCTGCTCGGCGGCAACGCGTTCGGCTTCGGCCTGTTCGGCGGCAAGGCGTTCGGCTTCGGCCTGTTCAGCGGCAACGCGTTCGGCTTCGGCCTGCTCGGCGGCACGGCGTTCGGCTTCGGCCTGTTCGGCGGCAACGCGTTCGGCTTCGGCCTGTTCAGCGGCACGGCGTTCGGCTTCGGCCTGTTCAGCGGCACGGCGTTCGGCTTCGGCCTGTTCGGCGGCAAGGCGTTCGGCTTCGGCTTGCTCGGCGGCAAGGCGTTCGGCTTCGGCCTGTTCGGCGGCAAGGCGTTCGGCTTCGGCCTGTTCAGCGGCAACGCGTTCGGCTTCGGCCTGCTCGGCGGCAAGGCGTTCGGCTTCGCGCCGGGCGGCCACTTCAGCCGCCTGACGCTCGATCTCCGGCTGCCCAGCCTGCAGGAACGGCACGCTGGCCTCCGGCAATGCATCACGCAGGGAAGCCACGTGCGCCGCAAGGATGGCGTAAACGGGAACATGCGCTGGCGCAGATTGCAGCGCAAGAATCGTGGCACGCACCGCTTCAGCCACCTCGGCCAGCGCGGCAATGCCATGGGCATCAGCCGGCACATGCGCCGCCGACAGCCGCTTGACGTAACCTTCCAAAGGCGAAGTGAACGCCGTGACCGACGGAACTTCGGTCATCGCAAACGCGCCATTGAGCGTATGGATGGCGCGGATCAACGCATCACTGACGTCGGCGCTGCCAGCGCGTGCCTGCGCCAGCCAGGCATCGACGGTTTCCAGATGGCCACCGACCTCGGTTCCCAGGATTTCCAGCAGCACCGGATCCACGGAGACCGACACGGTTGCCGATTCGCAGGACTCCCCGGCGGTTGCCGCCAATGCGTCGTCTGTCACCGCAGGCGCGGCGCCGTCCGATGCCTCCTCGACGTTGACTGCCGCAGTCAGCACGACGTCTTCGCCGGCCGCCAGGCGGTCGGCCACCGTTTCCAGCGTGGCCATGTCCACGTCAAGCGCAGCCTCTCCACGCAGTGCCGCATGCAGCTGCGGCAACAGCGCATGCGTCTGTGCGACGAATGCCACCACTGCATGGCTGGCCGGCCGCGAGCCGTCCAGCACGCGGTTGAGCATGTTCTCGACGTGCCAGCTGAATTCGCCGAGCACCTTGGCACCCACCAAGCGACCGCTGCCTTTCAGCGTGTGGAACAC contains:
- a CDS encoding Hpt domain-containing protein gives rise to the protein MTTALRDAIDHTALGWVKPEIDEALRQARIELEAFAEAPSDASPMLTCVGHLHQVQGTLRMLELQTPAMVAAEMEQLAGALHDGGLAGGDEPLAVLMRGLVQLPDYLERLQGGHRDIPIVLLPLINELRAARGAQPMQQDALPSLLVAPTDAELEHARGSLAGRNRALLDTVSSALKEDLLKVKDALDLYLRGSQGNVHELLPQVEALDRIGETLGMLGLASARAVVQEQRRLVNDIATGARPASENDLLDVAGALIYIDHSLDDQVAQLGSDDAAGHAGDALAQESQKVMGALTRAAVGNFNEVRNAFVAFVETDWDHAALESVPRLLAEVTGALQILEQQEPAGYLEALRRYCQDELIARKQIPGGRQLDTLADALAGMEYYLESMHDPLGQRLDLLEKIRVSLEALHYWPLPAVRQAAPATTQSAQLADEQAMPAAEPAPVGPAPANATESADDAADEVPAPVAASVSVGIAPAAGSIDAGFESAGDEIDDEIRDIFLEEFQEEIANLGTLLPTWRLTPDDMETLRPIRRVFHTLKGSGRLVGAKVLGEFSWHVENMLNRVLDGSRPASHAVVAFVAQTHALLPQLHAALRGEAALDVDMATLETVADRLAAGEDVVLTAAVNVEEASDGAAPAVTDDALAATAGESCESATVSVSVDPVLLEILGTEVGGHLETVDAWLAQARAGSADVSDALIRAIHTLNGAFAMTEVPSVTAFTSPLEGYVKRLSAAHVPADAHGIAALAEVAEAVRATILALQSAPAHVPVYAILAAHVASLRDALPEASVPFLQAGQPEIERQAAEVAARREAERLAAEQAEAERVAAEQAEAERLAAEQAEAERLAAEQAEAERLAAEQAEAERRAAEQAEAERRAAEQAEAERVAAEQAEAERRAAEQAEAERVAAEQAEAERLAAEQAEAERVAAEQAEAERVAAEQAEAERLAAEQTEAERVAAEQAEAERVAAEQAEAERLAAEQAEAERLAAEQAEAERLAAEQAEAERVAAEQAEAERLAAEQAEAERVAAEQAEAERLAAEQAEAERVAEEEAIRLEAERLAFEQAEAERLAAEQADLERAAAERIEAERLAAEQAAAEEAARREAERQEAERIVAARAEAERLEAARLEAERREAERLAAERRAAEAAAIAKAREQAALAALQSAGSSAEDPDEALDTSELDLELVDIFVEEAGDLLDHSDGLLAQLRETPDDNELVTGLQRDLHTLKGGARMSGMMPAGELGHAMETLLEAVAAQRVELGADGVSLLERGFDRLHGMNTRIAARRAIGMPVGLIEAFNARAEKRVAVVPEVVEPEAVDTASAEHAAEPRFVPAPVRPAPLKPLSEPINHDGFIEDDEIGVRAPQEQVRIRADLLDKLVNYAGEVAIYRARLEQQLAAFRGTAQEMEQTNLRLRDQLRRLDAETEAQIIARFQRENDTGNEAFDPLELDRFSTLQQLSRALAESATDLQSLHGSMDDLTRQYETLLTQQSRVSSELQEGLMRTRMLPFDSLVPRLRRVIRQAAGETGKQAQLRLEGAQGELDRNVLERMTAPLEHMLRNAIAHGLESPDARIAAGKPAEGSIRVAVRREGSEVVLQIADDGAGLNRAAIRARGIERDLIKPETELTDSELDQLIMQPGFSTAETVSRLAGRGVGMDVVASEVRQLGGSIDIASRPGEGTTFTLRLPQTLAVTQAVFVKIGDTEYAVPIASVRGVGRISREDIAKPDAGYRYGGEDYVLHDLGALVGAPMAKAEGHLQMPLLLVRSGDLHAAVAVDQVVGSREIVVKAGGPQLTSVPGIFGATIMGDGRVVVILDVAPLVRRNAAATPLHAAPQLPAAEQRRVPLVMVVDDSVTMRKVTGRVLERHSFEVATAKDGIDALERMAEVVPDLMLLDIEMPRMDGYELATAMKADPRLRNVPIVMITSRTGEKHRQRALELGVERYLGKPYQEAELMRNVFELLGLERVSDGSLQ